In Arthrobacter ramosus, one DNA window encodes the following:
- a CDS encoding HdeD family acid-resistance protein, with translation MSDTAGRKLFQHSGTALIFRGALALLFAFLVASLPVATVFALVYVFGVFAITDGLTNMAHYFYDPARHSRWSMIGGFVSVATGLVAVSWPGITAAALGVLIGAWALVLGISQIILAMDTRTTVRAWWIWMLTALVTTLFGLFVLVNPGAGFLGVVALLATYAAVSGVLLIASGIKLRRRASTSVMLAH, from the coding sequence ATGTCCGACACCGCAGGACGCAAGTTGTTCCAGCATTCAGGAACGGCGCTCATCTTCCGGGGAGCCTTGGCCCTTCTCTTCGCCTTCCTGGTTGCTTCCTTGCCGGTCGCCACGGTGTTTGCCCTCGTTTACGTGTTCGGCGTCTTCGCCATCACCGACGGGCTCACCAACATGGCCCACTACTTCTACGACCCTGCGCGCCACTCCCGCTGGAGCATGATCGGCGGCTTCGTCTCCGTTGCGACCGGCCTCGTGGCCGTTTCGTGGCCGGGCATCACCGCCGCGGCACTGGGCGTCCTCATAGGAGCATGGGCCCTGGTCCTCGGCATTTCGCAGATCATCCTTGCCATGGACACCAGGACGACGGTCAGGGCTTGGTGGATCTGGATGCTGACAGCCTTGGTCACCACTTTGTTCGGGCTTTTTGTGCTCGTCAATCCGGGCGCGGGATTCCTGGGCGTGGTGGCGCTCCTCGCGACTTACGCCGCGGTCAGTGGTGTTTTGTTGATCGCCTCCGGCATCAAGCTCCGCAGGCGCGCCTCCACTTCGGTGATGCTCGCCCATTAG
- a CDS encoding exodeoxyribonuclease III yields the protein MKIATWNVNSLRARADRVEAWLQRSDCDVLAMQETKCKDDNFPWELFERMGYEVAHFGLSQWNGVAIASRVGLDDVERTFVDQPAFGKAGKDPVQEARAIAATCGGVRVWSLYVPNGRSLDDEHMPYKLKWLDTLKGHAAGWITENPETQVALMGDWNIAPLDEDVWDIDYFRANALTHVSEPEREAFRAFEAAGFTDVARAYTPGPGVYTYWDYTQLRFPKKEGMRIDFVMASPALAARVTGASIDREERKGKGASDHAPVIVELTD from the coding sequence GTGAAGATAGCTACCTGGAATGTGAATTCGCTCCGCGCACGTGCCGACCGCGTCGAGGCCTGGCTGCAGCGCAGTGACTGCGACGTCCTCGCCATGCAGGAAACCAAGTGCAAGGACGATAACTTCCCGTGGGAGCTCTTCGAGCGCATGGGCTACGAGGTTGCCCACTTCGGTCTGAGCCAATGGAACGGCGTCGCGATCGCCTCGCGTGTAGGGCTCGACGACGTCGAGCGCACCTTTGTTGACCAGCCCGCCTTCGGAAAAGCCGGCAAGGATCCTGTCCAGGAAGCCCGTGCGATTGCCGCAACGTGTGGCGGGGTCCGGGTCTGGAGCCTGTACGTTCCCAACGGCCGTTCCCTGGACGACGAACACATGCCGTACAAGCTCAAGTGGCTGGACACCCTGAAGGGCCACGCCGCCGGTTGGATCACGGAGAACCCCGAGACCCAGGTGGCGCTCATGGGCGACTGGAACATCGCGCCCCTGGACGAGGACGTCTGGGACATCGATTACTTCCGGGCGAACGCGCTCACCCACGTCAGCGAACCCGAGCGCGAGGCCTTCCGGGCGTTCGAAGCGGCCGGTTTCACCGACGTCGCGCGCGCTTACACCCCGGGTCCCGGCGTCTACACCTACTGGGACTACACGCAGCTGCGGTTCCCCAAGAAGGAAGGCATGCGTATCGACTTCGTCATGGCCTCCCCCGCGCTGGCCGCCCGCGTTACCGGGGCCTCAATCGACCGCGAGGAACGCAAGGGCAAGGGCGCCTCGGACCACGCTCCCGTGATCGTGGAGCTTACGGACTGA
- a CDS encoding LacI family DNA-binding transcriptional regulator, which produces MAKTSERSQRGGHAGASIEDVAQAAGVSTATVSRAVRGLPRVSPATREKILRVAGELGYVASSSASGLATGRTRTIGVLAPYVDRWFFFKAIEGVDRELHARGYNLSLFNLGGQRGARERLFSKTMVYKQIDALLVLCMSLTPEEIADLQRIEIPLVIVGGPVEDCPSIGIDDYAASVEATMHLLNLGHREIALLHGQDDSDLNFTVPRLRVDGFTDAMTSAGFSMPPEWDIFGNFTVGSGQEAFDELWSKPGPKPTAIFCASDEMAMGAMLQARRRGVRVPEDLSIIGIDNHEFAEAMGLTTVAQDPVEQGQLGTRMLLDELAGAAGSVRSMKAAHRLIVRETTAPPRPKG; this is translated from the coding sequence GTGGCAAAAACGAGTGAACGGTCCCAGCGTGGCGGCCACGCAGGAGCCAGCATTGAGGACGTCGCACAGGCCGCAGGCGTTTCCACCGCCACCGTTTCCCGCGCGGTGCGCGGCCTTCCCCGGGTATCTCCTGCTACCCGGGAAAAGATCCTAAGGGTTGCCGGTGAACTCGGGTACGTGGCGTCGTCGTCCGCTTCGGGACTGGCCACAGGCCGCACCAGGACGATCGGTGTCCTGGCACCCTACGTGGACCGCTGGTTCTTCTTCAAGGCCATCGAGGGCGTAGACCGCGAGCTCCACGCTCGCGGCTACAACCTGTCCCTGTTCAACTTGGGCGGCCAGCGCGGAGCGCGGGAACGGCTCTTCAGCAAGACGATGGTCTATAAGCAGATCGATGCACTCCTGGTCCTCTGTATGTCCCTGACGCCCGAGGAAATTGCCGATCTCCAAAGGATCGAGATCCCCTTGGTGATTGTCGGTGGTCCAGTGGAGGACTGCCCCAGCATCGGTATCGACGATTACGCCGCCTCGGTGGAAGCCACCATGCATCTTTTGAACCTCGGCCATCGGGAGATCGCGCTGCTCCACGGCCAGGACGATTCCGACCTGAACTTCACCGTGCCGCGACTACGCGTTGACGGCTTCACGGATGCCATGACGAGCGCGGGCTTCTCCATGCCTCCGGAATGGGACATTTTCGGAAACTTCACCGTGGGCAGCGGCCAGGAAGCCTTCGACGAGCTCTGGAGCAAGCCCGGACCCAAACCGACAGCGATCTTCTGTGCTTCCGATGAAATGGCCATGGGAGCCATGTTGCAGGCGCGGCGCCGTGGCGTCCGCGTACCGGAAGACTTGTCCATTATCGGCATTGACAACCACGAATTCGCCGAGGCCATGGGCCTGACAACAGTGGCGCAGGATCCCGTTGAACAAGGCCAGTTGGGCACGCGGATGCTGTTGGACGAATTGGCCGGGGCCGCAGGTTCCGTGCGGTCCATGAAAGCAGCCCACCGGCTGATCGTCCGCGAAACCACTGCTCCGCCGCGCCCGAAGGGCTAA
- a CDS encoding carbohydrate ABC transporter permease, with the protein MSIDSAPKTAARRRERWASGRTYISAALIFIWCLIPFYWMIVTAFRDVGYTFDSTPFFTHVTWDNFNTVFSESLGNHFGRNLLNSLFVAGVTTVVALLFGVFAAYALSRLEFRFKFLVLGFVLGASMFPGVALVTPLFQLFTNIGWYGTYQALIIPNISFVLPLTVYTLTSFFREMPWELEESARIDGCTQGQAFRKVIMPLAAPAVFTTAILAFIASWNEFLIASQLSNDQTKTVTVAIAYFAGAQAHQEPYTAVMAAGTVVTIPLVILVLVFQRKIVAGLTAGAVK; encoded by the coding sequence GTGAGCATTGACTCCGCGCCCAAGACAGCTGCCCGACGGCGGGAACGCTGGGCGAGCGGACGTACGTACATCAGCGCAGCGCTCATCTTCATCTGGTGCTTGATTCCCTTCTACTGGATGATCGTGACCGCGTTCCGCGACGTTGGATATACCTTCGATTCGACGCCTTTCTTCACACACGTCACCTGGGACAATTTCAACACGGTGTTCTCTGAAAGCCTGGGCAACCACTTCGGCCGGAACCTCTTGAACTCGCTCTTCGTAGCAGGGGTAACCACCGTAGTTGCCCTGCTTTTCGGGGTTTTCGCGGCGTATGCCTTGTCCAGGCTTGAATTCCGGTTCAAGTTCCTGGTCCTCGGCTTTGTCCTCGGGGCATCGATGTTCCCGGGCGTGGCCTTGGTGACGCCGTTGTTCCAGCTGTTCACCAACATCGGCTGGTACGGCACATATCAGGCGCTGATCATTCCGAACATCTCCTTTGTGCTCCCTCTGACGGTTTACACCTTGACGTCCTTCTTCCGGGAAATGCCGTGGGAGCTGGAGGAATCAGCTCGAATTGATGGCTGCACGCAGGGCCAGGCATTCCGCAAGGTGATCATGCCGCTTGCTGCGCCAGCTGTTTTCACCACTGCAATCCTGGCGTTCATCGCTTCGTGGAATGAGTTCCTCATCGCGAGCCAGCTGTCCAATGACCAGACGAAGACAGTCACGGTCGCTATCGCCTACTTCGCCGGTGCCCAGGCCCACCAGGAGCCGTACACCGCCGTCATGGCAGCCGGAACGGTTGTGACGATTCCGCTGGTGATCCTCGTTCTGGTCTTCCAGCGCAAGATCGTGGCGGGCCTGACAGCCGGCGCTGTCAAATGA
- a CDS encoding carbohydrate ABC transporter permease, protein MSTLAQPKRAPETPSPKTKKVQKEVGQDRAATSQGRWAFWLISPALVLLAVVIVYPVVNAIIMAFQKDQGLDPVTKVFVQGGPAGFDNFVHWLAQQCGSAACAPGTLGAQFWSAVGTTFFFTAVTVVLETVLGFWMAVIMARTFRGRSALRAAVLVPWAIPTAVTAKLWFFIFAFDGIANKLFGTAILWTGSEWPARWAIIISDVWKTTPFMALLILAGLQIIPAEVYEAAKVDGASAWQRFTQITLPLVKPALMVAVLFRVLDALRMYDLPAIMTQGSNGTTTLSILVVDQIRQGFNSAAALSTITFLIIFLVAFIFVRFLGANAVASATPKTTKGQEK, encoded by the coding sequence ATGTCCACCCTTGCGCAGCCTAAGCGGGCGCCAGAGACACCAAGCCCCAAAACCAAAAAAGTTCAAAAAGAAGTAGGACAGGACCGGGCGGCCACGTCTCAAGGCCGGTGGGCGTTCTGGTTGATTTCCCCGGCCTTGGTATTGCTTGCCGTCGTCATCGTGTACCCGGTGGTCAACGCGATTATCATGGCGTTCCAGAAGGACCAGGGCCTGGATCCGGTGACCAAGGTCTTCGTCCAGGGGGGACCCGCCGGCTTCGATAACTTTGTCCACTGGTTGGCCCAGCAGTGTGGTTCAGCTGCTTGTGCACCCGGCACTCTTGGCGCCCAATTCTGGAGCGCCGTTGGAACGACGTTCTTCTTCACGGCGGTCACCGTTGTCCTGGAGACCGTTCTCGGGTTCTGGATGGCCGTCATCATGGCCCGGACTTTCCGCGGCCGCAGTGCCCTTCGTGCTGCTGTCCTGGTTCCGTGGGCCATTCCGACTGCCGTGACCGCGAAGCTGTGGTTCTTCATCTTCGCTTTCGACGGAATCGCCAACAAGCTCTTCGGCACGGCAATCCTGTGGACAGGCAGCGAGTGGCCAGCCCGTTGGGCGATCATCATTTCGGACGTTTGGAAGACGACGCCGTTCATGGCCTTGCTGATTTTGGCTGGCCTGCAGATCATCCCGGCGGAAGTGTACGAAGCAGCCAAGGTCGACGGTGCCTCGGCATGGCAGCGTTTCACCCAGATCACCTTGCCGCTCGTGAAGCCGGCGCTCATGGTGGCTGTCCTGTTCCGTGTCCTTGACGCACTGCGCATGTATGACCTCCCGGCCATCATGACCCAGGGCTCGAACGGCACAACAACGTTGTCCATCCTGGTGGTTGACCAGATCCGTCAGGGATTCAACTCAGCAGCGGCCTTGTCCACCATCACCTTCTTGATCATCTTCCTGGTTGCGTTCATCTTCGTTCGCTTCCTGGGAGCCAACGCAGTCGCCTCAGCCACACCCAAGACCACCAAGGGGCAGGAAAAATGA
- a CDS encoding ABC transporter substrate-binding protein — MNTRKYLLPAAVAGVLAMSLSACGGGGGGSTASSGGDAAANLDGRGPITYVQGKDNSNVVRPLVDKWNAAHPDQKVTFKEQSDQADQQHDDLVQNFQAKNVNYDVVDVDVIWTAEFAAKGWLQPLTDKMSIDTSKMLPATVKTATYNNTLFAAPQTSDGGILYYRKDLVPTPPKTWDEMMSMCSIAKSNGIDCYAGQMAKYEGLTVNAAEAINSAGGTIVGDDGKSTVTSAAAKAGLNNLVTAYKNGNIPTQGVTYQEEQSRQSFEDGKLLFLRNWPYVYNLAKTDGSSKVKDTFGMAPLPGKSGPGASSLGGHNLAVSVYSAHKATAKDFLTFMTSEETEKFYATQGSLAPVLGSLYDDPALVQQLPYLPVLKTSIQNAVPRPVTPFYPAVTKAIQDNAYAAIKGDKSVDQAMTDMDTAINSASQ; from the coding sequence ATGAACACACGCAAGTACCTTTTGCCGGCCGCTGTTGCCGGCGTGCTAGCCATGTCCCTGTCCGCCTGTGGTGGCGGCGGTGGCGGCAGCACAGCCTCAAGCGGCGGAGATGCCGCAGCGAACCTCGACGGACGCGGTCCAATCACCTACGTCCAGGGCAAAGACAACAGCAACGTTGTCCGCCCGCTTGTCGATAAGTGGAATGCGGCGCACCCGGACCAGAAGGTCACTTTCAAGGAGCAGTCCGACCAGGCGGACCAGCAGCACGACGATTTGGTCCAGAACTTCCAGGCCAAGAACGTCAATTACGACGTCGTTGACGTGGACGTCATCTGGACCGCTGAGTTTGCCGCGAAGGGTTGGCTGCAGCCGCTCACGGACAAGATGAGCATCGATACCTCCAAGATGCTGCCTGCCACGGTCAAGACGGCAACGTACAACAACACGCTCTTCGCGGCACCCCAGACCTCGGACGGCGGCATCCTCTACTACCGCAAGGACCTGGTGCCCACCCCGCCCAAGACCTGGGACGAGATGATGAGCATGTGCTCCATCGCGAAGTCGAACGGCATCGACTGCTACGCCGGACAGATGGCTAAGTATGAAGGCCTCACCGTGAACGCTGCTGAAGCCATCAACTCGGCAGGCGGCACCATCGTTGGAGACGACGGCAAGTCCACCGTGACCTCCGCGGCGGCCAAGGCCGGCCTCAACAACCTCGTCACCGCCTACAAGAACGGAAACATCCCCACGCAGGGCGTGACCTACCAGGAAGAACAGAGCCGGCAGTCCTTCGAAGACGGCAAACTCCTCTTCCTGCGCAACTGGCCCTACGTCTACAACCTCGCCAAGACGGACGGCTCATCCAAGGTGAAGGACACCTTCGGCATGGCTCCGCTCCCGGGTAAGAGCGGCCCGGGTGCCTCGTCCCTCGGTGGACACAACCTCGCCGTCAGCGTCTACTCGGCGCACAAGGCAACGGCCAAGGACTTCCTGACCTTCATGACCAGTGAAGAGACTGAAAAGTTCTACGCAACGCAGGGCTCGCTCGCCCCGGTGCTCGGTTCCCTGTACGACGATCCGGCCCTGGTCCAGCAGCTGCCGTACCTTCCGGTGCTGAAGACCTCGATCCAGAATGCCGTGCCGCGCCCGGTCACGCCGTTCTACCCAGCAGTCACCAAGGCCATCCAGGACAATGCCTACGCTGCCATCAAGGGTGACAAGTCCGTCGATCAGGCAATGACGGATATGGACACGGCCATCAACTCGGCCAGCCAATAG
- a CDS encoding glycoside hydrolase family 13 protein — MGDLAGVTAKLPYLQTLGVDAVWLSPFYKSPQADAGYDVADYRAVDSLFGTLDDFDAMLEKAHSLGIKVIVDLVPNHTSDEHAWFREALAAAPGSPERARYMFHPGKDSKPGSGDGALAPNNWKSIFGGPAWTRLRNDDGTPGQWYLHLFDTKQPDLNWENPEVHEEMRSVLRFWLDRGVDGFRVDVAHGLVKEAGLPDWEGEAAMVEGGLSAPGAHSEAVEPHTARLHIVPALENSAAVATAVEHKVKPPLDPPSPFFDQDGVHDIYREWHRVLAEYDGDRMLVAEAWVEPAERLARYVRKDEMQQAFNFDFLLAGWDAERMAVAIESSLDAAGSVEAPSTWVLSNHDTVRHPSRFGLADPTTFPKGISAEDEQPDAALGLARARAASMVSFALPGSAYLYQGEELGLPEHTSLPAEARQDPSFFRTKGVERGRDGCRVPLPWKSAAPGFGFSEAASAGTGGAGAAGKAPAAPWLPQPEAFGELAADVQAGVEGSTLELYRSVLAFRRSHRLGSGTFQWAEEHDPANGVLAFHNRDVLVVVNMGTAALPVPAGFRVELSSDGGSGGASIVPNSGAYLVAK, encoded by the coding sequence ATGGGCGACCTTGCCGGGGTCACCGCGAAACTGCCCTATCTGCAAACGTTGGGCGTGGATGCCGTCTGGCTCTCCCCGTTCTACAAGTCGCCGCAGGCTGATGCCGGATACGACGTAGCGGACTACCGGGCCGTGGATTCCCTCTTCGGCACCTTGGATGACTTCGACGCCATGCTGGAGAAGGCACACAGTCTGGGTATCAAGGTGATCGTCGACCTCGTGCCCAACCACACCTCGGACGAGCACGCCTGGTTCCGCGAAGCCCTCGCCGCCGCCCCCGGCTCCCCTGAACGCGCGCGCTACATGTTCCACCCGGGCAAAGACTCCAAACCAGGCTCCGGGGACGGGGCCTTGGCCCCGAACAATTGGAAATCCATCTTCGGTGGCCCCGCGTGGACACGCCTAAGGAACGACGACGGCACTCCCGGCCAGTGGTACCTGCACCTTTTCGATACGAAGCAGCCCGATCTCAACTGGGAGAACCCCGAAGTCCACGAAGAGATGCGTTCGGTACTGCGCTTCTGGCTGGATCGCGGAGTTGACGGCTTCCGGGTGGACGTTGCCCACGGCCTGGTCAAAGAAGCCGGCTTGCCGGACTGGGAGGGCGAGGCCGCCATGGTCGAAGGTGGTTTATCCGCGCCAGGCGCCCACAGCGAAGCCGTCGAACCGCACACGGCCAGGCTTCACATTGTCCCCGCACTCGAAAACTCGGCGGCCGTGGCGACCGCCGTCGAGCACAAGGTCAAGCCGCCGCTGGACCCGCCGTCGCCCTTCTTCGACCAGGACGGCGTCCATGACATCTATCGCGAATGGCACAGAGTCCTCGCCGAATACGACGGCGACCGCATGCTTGTTGCCGAGGCCTGGGTGGAGCCCGCGGAGCGATTGGCCCGGTACGTCCGCAAGGATGAAATGCAACAAGCCTTCAACTTCGATTTCCTCTTGGCAGGCTGGGACGCGGAGCGCATGGCAGTGGCAATCGAATCTTCTCTGGACGCCGCGGGATCCGTCGAGGCCCCCTCCACCTGGGTGCTGAGCAACCACGACACCGTCCGGCACCCCAGCCGTTTCGGGCTGGCAGATCCCACCACCTTCCCCAAGGGAATCTCGGCGGAAGACGAACAGCCCGACGCCGCGCTGGGCCTGGCGCGGGCACGCGCAGCCTCCATGGTGTCTTTCGCCCTGCCTGGCTCGGCCTACCTGTACCAGGGTGAGGAACTGGGCCTTCCGGAGCACACGTCCCTGCCGGCCGAGGCGCGCCAGGACCCCTCCTTCTTCCGGACCAAGGGCGTGGAACGCGGCCGCGATGGGTGCCGCGTGCCGCTGCCCTGGAAATCCGCAGCGCCTGGCTTCGGATTCTCGGAAGCGGCATCGGCTGGTACGGGCGGCGCCGGTGCTGCTGGCAAAGCGCCCGCTGCGCCCTGGCTGCCTCAGCCCGAAGCGTTCGGCGAGCTGGCGGCGGACGTCCAGGCCGGCGTCGAGGGCTCCACCCTGGAGCTTTACCGCTCCGTCCTGGCATTCCGCCGCTCGCACCGCCTGGGCTCGGGCACGTTCCAGTGGGCTGAGGAGCACGATCCCGCCAACGGAGTCCTTGCCTTCCACAACCGGGACGTGCTGGTAGTTGTCAACATGGGTACCGCAGCTCTCCCTGTCCCGGCCGGCTTCCGGGTGGAACTCTCCAGCGATGGCGGATCGGGCGGGGCCTCGATTGTCCCGAACAGCGGGGCGTACCTCGTGGCTAAGTAG
- a CDS encoding DUF6286 domain-containing protein has protein sequence MSHAQTPHARRSHPDPADAQTADGEAPVIQTPGTSDVGDRIDVGLQRILKRETRSSRAGMAGLAAALVIAACVYALLESALRAIGQPPWLIDPQTAAERLTALPSGISPLLLGALGGVVAMVGLVFFLNAVLPGRKSRHLLEDPRAGVVVDDEVIASALARAARTAANVTHEQVMVVVSQRLVVVNVRPTSGVPLHEERILAAVEDELQRMAPSPMPSVRVHVATSGVIGA, from the coding sequence ATGAGCCACGCCCAGACCCCGCACGCCCGGCGCAGCCACCCGGACCCTGCGGACGCGCAGACAGCCGACGGCGAGGCCCCAGTCATCCAGACACCGGGGACCTCGGACGTCGGCGACCGGATCGACGTCGGGCTCCAGCGCATCCTGAAGCGTGAGACCCGTTCCTCCCGTGCGGGAATGGCGGGGCTGGCCGCGGCCCTTGTGATCGCGGCCTGTGTCTACGCCCTCCTCGAATCGGCTTTGCGCGCCATTGGCCAACCACCGTGGCTCATCGATCCGCAAACGGCTGCCGAACGGCTCACGGCGCTGCCCTCAGGTATTTCGCCCTTGCTGCTCGGTGCCCTCGGCGGCGTCGTGGCCATGGTGGGCCTGGTTTTCTTCTTGAACGCGGTCCTGCCCGGCAGAAAGTCCCGGCACTTGCTTGAGGATCCCCGGGCCGGAGTAGTCGTGGACGACGAAGTCATTGCTTCGGCACTTGCCAGAGCCGCCCGAACAGCAGCGAACGTCACCCACGAGCAAGTCATGGTGGTGGTCTCGCAAAGGCTGGTTGTGGTCAACGTCCGGCCTACCTCGGGCGTGCCCTTGCACGAGGAACGGATCCTTGCCGCCGTCGAGGATGAACTTCAAAGGATGGCCCCTTCGCCCATGCCTTCAGTCCGCGTCCATGTCGCTACGTCCGGGGTGATCGGGGCATGA
- a CDS encoding DUF2273 domain-containing protein: MNLTVVGIGIGAFVAFMAFQFGLWGFIIALLFMGIGALLGRAADGKLDLRSVLDALTGRRSSS; this comes from the coding sequence GTGAACTTGACCGTTGTCGGAATCGGGATCGGCGCTTTCGTGGCGTTCATGGCCTTCCAATTCGGGCTGTGGGGTTTCATCATCGCCCTTCTCTTCATGGGCATCGGCGCACTTCTGGGCCGCGCCGCGGACGGAAAGCTTGACCTGCGCAGCGTGCTGGATGCCCTCACCGGCCGCCGCTCGTCGTCATGA
- a CDS encoding Asp23/Gls24 family envelope stress response protein — protein sequence MDQQESYTAPEPEAVGAPVSEDRQTAAGSGRTVISDSAVAKVAGIAARAVPGVYSLGSAPSRALGAIRDAVGSQDHAAGVRAEVGETQVAVDLNLVAVYGYPLHDVANQVRAAVYQAVESLVGLEVIEVNVEINDVYVAPPIKAGTRGALSEREPLQ from the coding sequence ATGGACCAGCAGGAAAGCTACACCGCGCCTGAACCGGAAGCCGTTGGGGCTCCGGTGTCCGAGGACCGTCAAACGGCGGCAGGAAGTGGCCGCACAGTGATCTCGGATTCCGCTGTCGCCAAGGTTGCTGGCATCGCCGCCAGGGCTGTTCCAGGCGTCTATTCCCTAGGCTCGGCTCCTTCGCGCGCCCTCGGAGCCATCCGCGATGCCGTCGGCAGCCAGGACCATGCTGCGGGTGTCCGCGCCGAGGTCGGAGAAACCCAAGTGGCCGTGGACCTCAATCTTGTGGCTGTCTATGGATACCCTTTGCATGATGTCGCCAACCAGGTCCGCGCGGCCGTCTATCAGGCGGTCGAATCGTTGGTGGGGCTGGAAGTCATCGAGGTCAACGTTGAGATCAACGACGTCTACGTTGCTCCGCCCATCAAAGCCGGAACAAGAGGCGCATTATCGGAAAGGGAGCCACTCCAGTGA
- a CDS encoding DMT family transporter: MATSTPISRANTTSRTISKLGIAAVIVTVVLWASAFVGIRAVGPSFSPGSLTLGRLVVAAVALGIVALPRLKRWPKGREWLPILAYGVMWFAGYNLALNAAEHMLDAGTSAMLINVSPILIAVLAGVILKEGFPRWLIIGSLVAFGGVALIALGSGQRSTADVAGVLLCLLAAVLAAVSVIVQKPVLRKFSAAQATWFGIMVGAVCCLPWAGQLVAEVQAAPLPATLGLVYLGIFPTAIAFTTWAYALSLIEAGKLAATTYLVPGATILISWAVLKEIPTIWGLVGGVICLVGVGLTRRRSR; this comes from the coding sequence ATGGCCACAAGCACCCCAATCTCTCGGGCGAACACCACCTCCCGGACCATCAGTAAGCTCGGCATCGCCGCCGTCATCGTCACCGTTGTCCTCTGGGCATCCGCCTTCGTGGGCATCCGGGCCGTGGGACCCAGCTTCTCCCCCGGCTCCTTGACGCTCGGACGGCTGGTGGTTGCCGCCGTCGCGCTCGGTATTGTCGCCCTGCCCAGGCTCAAGCGCTGGCCCAAAGGCCGGGAGTGGCTGCCGATCCTGGCCTACGGTGTCATGTGGTTCGCGGGTTACAACCTCGCCCTGAACGCCGCCGAGCACATGCTCGATGCCGGAACCAGTGCCATGCTCATCAACGTCTCGCCGATCCTCATCGCCGTGCTCGCCGGCGTCATCCTGAAAGAAGGCTTTCCGCGCTGGCTGATCATCGGCAGCCTCGTGGCGTTCGGCGGTGTTGCACTGATCGCGCTCGGTTCGGGACAGCGCTCGACGGCGGACGTCGCCGGAGTGCTGTTGTGCCTCCTTGCCGCTGTGCTCGCCGCGGTGAGCGTGATTGTCCAGAAGCCCGTGTTGCGGAAGTTCTCCGCGGCTCAGGCCACCTGGTTTGGCATCATGGTGGGCGCCGTATGCTGTCTACCGTGGGCCGGCCAACTGGTGGCCGAAGTGCAGGCCGCACCCCTTCCGGCCACTCTCGGCTTGGTGTATCTCGGGATCTTCCCGACAGCCATCGCTTTCACCACGTGGGCCTACGCGCTGTCCCTCATTGAGGCCGGGAAACTCGCCGCCACGACGTACCTGGTTCCGGGGGCCACGATTCTGATTTCCTGGGCGGTGCTCAAGGAAATCCCCACCATCTGGGGCCTCGTGGGCGGCGTCATCTGCCTCGTGGGTGTCGGGTTGACGCGGCGCCGCTCCCGTTAG
- a CDS encoding carbohydrate kinase family protein: MNHSPLASEPLDVVVVGEALIDIVNSPKGQTEYPGGSPANVAYGLGRLDVKAGLLTAVGRDSRGESIAAHLASAGVVVLPGSQSLAKTATATAEIAADGSAEYTFDIEWKLAPAALPYAPKVLHTGSIATFLEPGAAVVRTLLEQAQGGCIVTYDPNIRTDLLGSHGEALRIFEELVPLTSVVKLSDDDAFWLYPGKSLEETARHILGLGAGLAVVTRGAQGSLMATPHTQLTVPAVTSVVADTIGAGDSYMSALILGLLLRGSQGLAPTVLERIGQTASMAAAITVGRPGANPPTHRELLAGMAR; the protein is encoded by the coding sequence ATGAACCACTCGCCCCTTGCGTCCGAGCCGCTCGACGTCGTCGTGGTCGGCGAAGCCCTCATCGACATCGTGAACTCGCCCAAAGGTCAGACCGAATACCCCGGCGGCTCGCCTGCGAACGTCGCCTACGGCCTTGGGCGGCTCGATGTGAAGGCCGGGCTGCTGACCGCCGTCGGGCGTGATTCCCGGGGCGAGTCCATCGCGGCGCACCTGGCAAGCGCCGGTGTGGTTGTGCTGCCGGGCTCGCAATCGCTTGCGAAGACTGCGACGGCGACGGCGGAGATCGCCGCGGACGGTTCGGCCGAGTACACCTTCGACATCGAATGGAAGCTGGCTCCTGCCGCTCTCCCTTACGCCCCGAAGGTGCTCCACACGGGCTCGATCGCCACGTTCCTCGAGCCCGGCGCCGCCGTCGTCAGGACCCTCCTGGAGCAGGCCCAGGGCGGGTGCATCGTCACGTACGACCCCAACATCCGCACCGACCTCCTGGGCAGCCACGGCGAGGCACTCCGCATTTTCGAGGAGCTCGTACCGCTGACCAGCGTCGTGAAGCTCAGCGACGACGACGCGTTCTGGCTCTACCCCGGCAAGTCCTTGGAAGAGACTGCCAGGCACATCCTGGGCCTCGGTGCAGGCCTGGCCGTCGTCACGCGGGGCGCCCAGGGTTCCCTCATGGCGACGCCGCACACCCAGCTGACGGTTCCCGCGGTGACATCGGTGGTGGCGGACACCATCGGCGCCGGCGATTCCTACATGTCGGCACTGATCCTCGGGCTGCTGCTGCGCGGCAGCCAAGGGCTTGCGCCCACGGTTCTCGAACGCATCGGGCAGACCGCCTCCATGGCCGCAGCCATTACCGTGGGGCGTCCGGGAGCCAACCCGCCCACGCACCGCGAGCTTCTCGCCGGAATGGCGAGGTAG